The DNA window GGTGCAATTCAGTTTATATTTCTCGGTGGGGGCAAAAGTTCATTGTACCAGCATGAAGCCTGAAGAGATCAGCGAGTACCTGAAGTTGGCGCGGGAAGAGGCGGAGAAGAACCTAGATGAGTATGCTCTGATAGCGAAAAGCACAGGAAAAGATATGGAGGTGAAATTCTGATCATTTTTTCGTTAGTACTcgcaaataaattaacttgcaTCAAGTAACTTGGGTATGGAATAATGTTTATCAGTCAAAATCATCTCAATATGAGCATGAATTCTACTGTTTCAGATTGCTTGTGAGAAAGTAATAATTGTCATGGACGACATCGCAAAAGGACTCGAGGAACTTATTACCCTTCATGGCATCACCAGGCTTGTCATGGGAGCAGCTGCAGATCAATACTACTCAGAGTATGGATCACACTTTCCTGACATAATGGTTTTCTTGTAATATTTTACACATTTTTTCCtcagcagagagagagatagagagagagagaattttATTCATGGAAATACAAGTACTGGTACTTAGAAGATAACTTGGTACTTTGAAGCTTTGAAGATTTCAGGGCTAGGCTATCCGCATCAACAAATTAATGAACTAACTAActttcagtcaaattttatttcattccGCACCAGCATCAAGACTAATGAAACTACGTATTTAGATAGCAAGCATAGATTAAACATTTTCTAAGATGAATTCATACTAAGTATACATGCACAAACCTTATGGTATTATAACCTGTAGGGAGATGAAAGAACCAAATTCCAAGATAGCCCTCAAGCTGATGGAGACCGCATCCCCATCATGCAAGATATGGTTTACCTGCAACGCCCATCTGATATGTACCAGGTAAAGTGATGTTCATTTGTCAGCTGACTTTTTGTACTTCATAGAGCTTAGTGCATCTCCTGAAAAATAGAACCTAGCTAGTCAGTACTCAGTACTTCATACAACATCTAGAGAATTTTGGGACACATAATTCTACATTTGTGtatctttatttttgtctACATGTTGAGCTAGGGTACCAATATATTGCATTCTCAGTTCTCACCAAGAAACCAGCAAAATGATAAATCCATCGGTTGTGTGCACTTGCAGGGAACCCAATGAAAATCTTCTTGCAATATATGTGCCACCTGCACAAACAAACACAAAACCATTGTCAGTGTGCAGCATTTCAAGCCAAATGAGTTCAATAGAGCTGGAGAATGAAGCACCAAGCTCAGAAGAATACACTTTAAGATCATTGGTTCAATCAACAATGAGCGAATGGGACTACATTTTTGGGGGTAACTACACTATCCTAAcatatttagaatttttaacatatgcccttgaaaaaaaagagagttaTATTGGATTTTTCTTGCTTAAATGATTATACGTACAACATCAAACTGTCATTTTACATGAATTCAAGGCACCAAAAAAGTATATGTGGTTTCAATAGTTctccaaaatatattatcaagAATTcagaggataaaaaaaatctgtagcttaaatttaatactccctccggacataaatatttgacgtttaGGACAATATtcggtcaaacttttaaaatcgCAACTATCGATAATTTATCAAATCCCTAGtttacaaacaaaagaaatggtaTGCATAGATTTGCCTCAAAAGGTATtgtcataatatcataaacttattatatttcataaacttgctctaatataataaaattgattattggagttttaaaagtttgaacaAACTTTGTCCTAAACGTCGAATATTTATGAATGGAGGGACCAGTATGTTTCTCTTTCGAAGCTATATTCCTGATTTGTGATGACATTACTGAAAGTTACTAGGAGTTATACCTCAGAAGTCAGAACTTAAATAGTAGGACATATAGAGGCAGTGGTTTAAAACAACCATTTGTAGTATATAGAAAACAGCGATGTTAATCAATGTctacagaaagaaaaataaactcctATGTGAGGAGAACAGATTGATCTCGATTTAGCCAAGGTGTTGACATTTCTCTTTTAAAGGTAGCCATGCTGATCTATTTATTCATAATAATTCACTCCAGATTGGGGAAGAATCGGGTATGGCTCATTTAGGACTGATGATCCAATAAGTATCTCTGAAGCCACAACTCTAGCGGTGATTGTTGATGgtacaaacaaacaaagcTCAGTGATGCATTCTCCTCAGGAATCTGACAGTGTCAATTTCTTATTGCCAGTTTGTGATCCCGTGAGACCACTAATGCCATATCATTAAGTTACCAAGGTACCTAATTGTAAGTTAAATCTCTTAATGATTGGTGGCATACaggaacaagaagaagaagaacaaaatttatatgatgaCATGCGTGGTAAGCTTAAAGAGGCATGCACTCGAGCTGAACTACTCAAGGAAGAAGTTCACAGCGAATCTAGCAAGCGCCGCAAAGCCGAAATGGACCTACTTATAGCTCTTCAAAGAGTAAGCTTTGTTTTATTGACCGACAAGCTTGtatatttgtagaaaaaaagaaagtacaCCTCCTTCGGGAAGCATAGCAAATGTGGTGTGCCTCCAAAATACTACTGAAATTAATTTCTCTTTTAGGGCAAgtgtaaataaattattcttaCAGGTTAAGGAGTcagaaaaattatatctaCAAGAGGGGAACCAACGGAAAGAAACTGAGAAGACACTTGCAAGACAGAGGCTGGAGattgatgaaataaaaagaCGACACAATGCATTATATGATGAACTACAGGATACAAAGAAGCAGAAGCTTGTGCTGGAGCAACATATATCTGAGATTAAATCTGCTGCAACAGATTATGTACAAAAGATTACTGAATATTTTATACAAGAATCATGTGAGGAAGCCAAGAAACGCCAAAAGATCAAGATGGATCTGCTTGCGGTGCTTCAAAGAGTAAGTGCTTTGGTCCAGGACTCAGGAGCCTTTAGTTAAATATGTGACgaaaatacaaataattatTACAGGTTAAAGATGTGGAGAATTtaaacagaaatgaaaagatgcagcggaaagatatGGAGGAAAAGATTGCAAGACAGAGGATGGAGAttgaagaaacaaaaaggCAGCGAGATGAATTGTACCATGAGTTAAAAGATGTAAAGGAACAGAAGTTCAGTCTGGAACAAGTTGTAAGTATGGTAGTACGACTTAGATTCAGCATGTTGCTAAAAATCTTGCAGAAGATCTGATGAAAACAACTTTATATAGGATGCATCTGAAGAAactaggaggaggagaaaagcTGAGAGCGATATGCTCTCCGCTCTTCAGAGGGTAAGACAATTGTTTCAGTTGTCTGTACTCTGTACTATGAATTGCAGGGCTGTAATGAAAAAGTGGAGTTGTCTTACAGGTTCATGGCCTGGAGCATCAGTATCTGCATGAGTTGAAAAAGCGGGAAGCACTGGACGAGACACTTGCACGGCAGAGGGAGGAAAttcaagaaacaaaaagagagctgaataagataaatggcaTACATATGACAGAGATAAAATCCATCCGAAAAGTTCATGAAGAAAAGCTTGCAGAAAGCAAGCGCTTTATCCAAGAAATCCAAGCAAAATATGACAAACTACTACATGAGAGAGACACTGCCATAGCAGAATCTGAAAAATTGCGCCAAATGAACAGGAATGGAGCTTCCATCACAGCAACCACCCAGATACCCGACTTCTCTTTTTTTGAGCTGCGGCAAGCAACCCAAGACTTTGATACTGCACTCAAGATTGGCACAGGCAGATTTATGAGCGTCTACAAAGGGTTCCTACGGAATACAGCTGTCACTGTAACGTTGCTTCATCATCAGGGCCTGCAAGGACAGTCAGAGTTCCATCAAGAGGTAATTGAGATTGAGATAACTCAAGTAGAAGCGATTGAACCATACATTTCCCTTTCAGCAGAACACTGAATCATCATTTTCTGTATATATGGCATCATCACTGCAGGTTGCTGTTCTTAGTAGACTGAGGCATCCTAACCTCATGACACTAATAGGTGCATGTCCAGAAGCTTTTGGCATGGTGTATGAATTTCTACCAAATGGGAGCCTCGAGGATCAACTGTCGTGCGAGAAAAACACACCACCACTGACTTGGAAGGCGCGTACTAGGATCATCGGGGAGATATGTTCAGCCCTGACCTTCATCCACTCACACAAGCCTCACCCAGTTGTTCATGGTAACCTAAACCCCATGAACATTCTTCTTGATGCCAACTTTGTAAGCAAGTTGCACATCTGCCAGATTCTAAGAAAATACAACACCGGAAACAACACTTATGGAACATCTTCCTACATTGACCCTGAGTTCTTGTCCACCGGGGAACTTGCCCCACGCTGTGATGTATACTCCTTTGGCATTATCATTCTACGTCTACTGACGGGACAACCACCAGAAAACATCACGACAATGGTAGAAGATGCTATGGAGAAGAGCCAGTTGCATTCAATCATGGACACCTCCGCAGGAAGCTGGCCCTTCGTGCAGGCCAACCAGCTTGCACATCTTGGACTGAGATGCGCCAATTTGAGTGGAAGGCACCGGCCGGATCTCACAGGGGAGGTGTGGGGGGTGATCAAGCCTCTGCTGAAGGCTGCCTACCAGAATCATGGATGCAAGCATACATTTGAAGCTCTGTCAGATGAGACACACATGCCATCCTACTTTATCTGTCCGATCTTACAGGTTGGTAATTTATGAGCACTGGGATAATTGATGATTTGACTCACAATAGATTGATGATTTGACACACAATTGGTGGGGTTCTAGGTCGATGTATCAGATTATCAGTAGTGCTATACTGGTCTATACAGTTGGGAGCATGCATTTGAACTGACCACAACTTCTTGTCTGATTAACAGGAGGTGATGACTGATCCTCACATCGCAGCAGACGGGTACACGTACGAAGCCGATGCCATCAGAGAGTGGCTCGACGGCGGGAATGCCAGGTCGCCGATGACGAACCTGAGGCTCGAACACCGCGAACTCACACCCAACAGAGTGCTCCGCTCGGCGATCCTCGAGTGGAgacatcagcagcagcagcacaagaGATGACATCGCTCTATTCCTCAATGCTCTCACCTGTAATTCTGTAAATAGTTGGCGATTCCTGGTGTTTTCTAGAACATGGCGGCAAGCTTGTGCAGAAGTGTGCCCTACCAAATCACCATCCCTCGGCGTGCCCCTCCAATCTTAGGTTGCAAAAGGTGGATGCTCTGAGCGGAATCGGATCCTTACCTGTGCCTGTGGACGGCGGAGGGCGCCGCGCGCTCCGGCTTGGATCCCCCCGGCGGCCAATGGCGATGCCGCCGAGAGTGCCCCGTGCCGCGTTCGCCTACGGCCGCCGCGCACAACGCTCAGCCGGAAAGCAGACTCCGGTTGCCGACTCCGGTGGGCTCGCCAGTTCTCATGGGCCGCTACCGCTGCGAGACAGAAGCCCATGGGACGCGGGCGGGCCGTTCATAAGCTCGAGATACACGGCCCAGAACACAACCGTAGGGTCGGGCCCAAAATAAGGTTCAGGCCATCTTCAGAAGGAATAAGTGCACTTGAGGTCGCTCAACTTATCGTCTAGTCTATTTTTCGTTCGTGGACTATAAAATCGGATATAACCGGTCCCTGAATAATCAAAACCGGCATAAAAGAAGTCCCTCAGCGGTTTTGAAGGTGGTTTTGGCTGACTTGGCGCCTATGTGGCTAGTTTGAGTAGGTCTCCGTTCCACGTGGCGTTGGCATGGTGCTTATGTGACAtttatatatcagaaaaacaGTGGCTCACCTGTCAGctgcacataaaaaataatttaaaaatagcagGCCCCATGGGCCCACAATCAACTACCCTagagaaataaatatggtggggcccacgtgggccccaccaatcattctttctcccctcagctgataggtgggcctattgtttttctaatatataattgTCATGTAAACGCCATGTCAATGTCACGCAGGACAGAAATCTAGTCAAACTAGCCATATATGCATCAATTTAGCTAAAACTGCCTAGGGACCTCTTTTGCGCTGGTTTTGATAGTTTAGAGACCAGTTGTATCTGGTTTTACGGTCCAAGGACGAAAATAAGACTAGACGATAAGTTGAGGGATCTTAAATGGACTTATTCCTCTTCAGAATTCGGGTTCAGAAAACTGAACCCTTCGTCCTGCAGCCTGTACGGTCAAGCGGCTGTACTGAATCTGCGTGTTTGAACTCTATAGAGGTGAACGGATACGCGTACAACACTGGAGTTCTTTACATCGTTTTGCACATCTCGTAACTGCTACTAGTAGCATTCAGAATTCCAAAATTTACAGAGAGACATGAAGGGACAGCAGGGAGACAACAATGGCGTTGTCGTCGCCCCCATGCACGAGGGCGGCAAACCAACACGCTGGCAAATCATGGAGAGATCACACGGGTCACAGAATCGCCGAAGGTAAAAAGGCTTTGAGCTATTATTCCGGCCATGGAACTGATGAATGGCTGCCAGCATTTCGGCTGGCAGTGGGCCGTCCACCATGGCGTTGTCGAAGTTCTTTAATCATGTGGTGTTATTTAGCACCTACTCCCCGGACAGGCATATCGAGTTGTCTTCGCTTGGATGGCTTGTTGTCTTGGATAAGGGCGAGACAACCTATCAAATTTATTCTGCTAGGTTGCTTTCATGAATCCATTAttaatggatggatggacctGATTGATCGTCTCGTTCTGTATGCATGGCCTGATTAAGCTCCAACTTAAACTCTAGCTCGTTTAAGAAATCTAAAAGTACGCTAGGGTTTCTGTTCTGAGGTAGGCCCATATCCTAAtccaaattacagattccaaACGCTCCCATTATTTGATCATCACATGTGGTTTGGTTTCGCTAAGCTGTTAACAGAATGTCATTTGCGTGCAAAAGCTGATGATTAGTTTAGCTATTTCTGTTCACGTCAGGAAAAGCCAATAATATGACCGGACGACCACCGGCCGAGAACTATGAGCCAGGCAGTAGTTAGACTCGCTATATTATTAAACTGATCGTGTCGATAGACGATAgctttttatagttttctgGAATTGAATTTCTTATTGATTAGTTCATCCTCGGCGCCAATCATTCGGCTTCAATCATCTGGCGCATATCCAGACACCAATCCCACCAGATACTTTAATCCGAAAAGAAAATTGCACAGGAAATTAAACCATCGATCCCCATAAATTCTGCACCCCGAATTAAAATACTGATAAGTTCGATCCAATCTCTCGTCGTCTCGCGTGGCTGACGCCGGAGCAGTTGGCTGAATGGCAATGGCGCTGGCGCCGCCCATGCTTTGCGTTAGAGCAAGTAGACAACTGCTGGCTCTAactcatctatagtcaatctagtAGCCAATACATACAATAGTTagttactccctctatattttttatatgacgtcgttgacttttaggtccacgtttgaccattcgtcttattaaaaaaaatataattattaattattttattataatatgatttattattatagaaactttaattatgcgttataattttgcatatttggatataaattttgaataagacggatggtcaaacgtgattgTAAAAGTCAacgtgtcatacataaaaatatggagggagtataaaacatcaatacatagtcccatatgtcatatatatattgtcttaAAGCCCGTGtgtagctgactataaattagtagcacacctcttttctctctcctcttatttttttaaaatatgtttatagctgagCTGCCCGGGCGGCGCATGTGCGCGCCACGGACAGCAGCACGGACGTGTGGCGCGCGCGCCGTGGACGGCGGGGCGTGACGCGACGCGACGTGCACACGTTTGCGTGGCGCACTGgtgctcgccgcggcggcgacgctacGCTCGCTGCCGGCGTGCATGCCTCTCGGCGCTGTGCCTGCTTTAGGGCATGATTGTTcgaagtcaaatgacatatttatatacagaaaataagttatgataaaagttttatatacgtattcatgATGacgtaaaattttatacttaaaaaataaactttgctaaaaaatcttaacatCAATtgtaaaaccaaattttaaattttaaattttaatatataagtataaatataagtataaacaagaGAAAGTATTTAGGTAGAcatgagaaggaaaaaaaattgtactcGTTGCGGCGGGAGAAAGAAACAACGGCAAAGCCAGCGACAGTGAGCTACGGCTCTGCAGCTTTGTTCTAACGGACTCTCGATTTTTCAGCTCTAGAAACAGTCGTTGCTCCTGCAACGGTCATCGCGCATCTAGCTCAGCTTATGAAAATGTTTGGATTTAGGGATTTTTAGTAGTTcttagacttttttttatagtctttagaattttttttaatcctttcTATTTAGGGAGAGGGACTAAAAGTATCTTATTATAGGGTATAAGTACTATATTACATTTGAGATGCTATCCCTGCGCTCTAAATGCTGCTTGTCTTTGTCGGCGAGCGAGGACAGCGCACATCGggtgggggcggcgccggtgggcGGGCAAGCGGGCGAACGGTGTCGACGGATGGGACAGCGGG is part of the Oryza brachyantha chromosome 2, ObraRS2, whole genome shotgun sequence genome and encodes:
- the LOC102702629 gene encoding U-box domain-containing protein 33-like — encoded protein: MDGDGGVHDGIWSARCSVSSSSGSLLDAADDWDEQSLAADEDKVFVAVEADVEHGRSTFLWALQNLAARGSKIVVAHVHSSAQEISKIHCTSMKPEEISEYLKLAREEAEKNLDEYALIAKSTGKDMEIACEKVIIVMDDIAKGLEELITLHGITRLVMGAAADQYYSEEMKEPNSKIALKLMETASPSCKIWFTCNAHLICTREPNENLLAIYVPPAQTNTKPLSVCSISSQMSSIELENEAPSSEEYTLRSLVQSTMSEWDYIFGDWGRIGYGSFRTDDPISISEATTLAVIVDGTNKQSSVMHSPQESDSVNFLLPVCDPEQEEEEQNLYDDMRGKLKEACTRAELLKEEVHSESSKRRKAEMDLLIALQRVKESEKLYLQEGNQRKETEKTLARQRLEIDEIKRRHNALYDELQDTKKQKLVLEQHISEIKSAATDYVQKITEYFIQESCEEAKKRQKIKMDLLAVLQRVKDVENLNRNEKMQRKDMEEKIARQRMEIEETKRQRDELYHELKDVKEQKFSLEQVDASEETRRRRKAESDMLSALQRVHGLEHQYLHELKKREALDETLARQREEIQETKRELNKINGIHMTEIKSIRKVHEEKLAESKRFIQEIQAKYDKLLHERDTAIAESEKLRQMNRNGASITATTQIPDFSFFELRQATQDFDTALKIGTGRFMSVYKGFLRNTAVTVTLLHHQGLQGQSEFHQEVAVLSRLRHPNLMTLIGACPEAFGMVYEFLPNGSLEDQLSCEKNTPPLTWKARTRIIGEICSALTFIHSHKPHPVVHGNLNPMNILLDANFVSKLHICQILRKYNTGNNTYGTSSYIDPEFLSTGELAPRCDVYSFGIIILRLLTGQPPENITTMVEDAMEKSQLHSIMDTSAGSWPFVQANQLAHLGLRCANLSGRHRPDLTGEVWGVIKPLLKAAYQNHGCKHTFEALSDETHMPSYFICPILQEVMTDPHIAADGYTYEADAIREWLDGGNARSPMTNLRLEHRELTPNRVLRSAILEWRHQQQQHKR